Genomic segment of Candidatus Firestonebacteria bacterium RIFOXYD2_FULL_39_29:
GACCCTAAGAGGGTCTTTGTTTGCTCCTAATTTCTCAAAGATCGATTGTTCTTTGACATATTTCCCTATTTACTTCTTATAGGACATCTAGTTACAAGTTCCACGTTACTAACGTTACTCAATGTTCAATATTTATGTGGTATAATTAAACTTAGCGTAGCTTCTCGCGCTTACCTTAAATTGTAAATCGTCATTTGTCAATCGTAAATCGTTTTTAGAGTTCTCTCCCAATCACCTTTGCAATAGGCTTAAGCTCAGCCATCAACTTCTTGAACTTATCCGGCAAAAGCGACTGATCCCCGTCTGACATAGCATCTTCGGGATTCGGATGAACTTCCAGCATAAGTCCGTCGCAACCTGCGGCTATGGCAGCTTTTGACATCGGCACTGCCCAGCGCCATTTGCCTGTGCCATGGGAAGGATCCACTATTACCGGAAGGTGGCTCAGGTGCTTGCATACAGCCACCGCAGAAAGATCGAGAGTATTTCTTGTCGCATCCTCAAAGGTCCGGATACCTCTCTCGCAAAGCATTACTTTATAATTACCTCGGGACATTATATATTCAGCCGACATAAGCCATTCTTTTATTGTTGAAGAAAGCCCCCGTTTTAAAAGAACCGGAACTTTACATTCCCCGACTTCCTTTAAAAGTTCAAAGTTCTGCATATTCCTCGCGCCTATCTGAATTATATCCGTATACCTGGAAACAAGGTCAACGGTACGTGTATCCATAACTTCAGTAACTATAGGTAGCCCCGTTAAGTCCCTTGCTTCAGAAAGAAGTTTTAATCCCTCCTCTCCCATGCCCTGAAAAGCATAAGGAGAAGTCCGGGGTTTGAAAGCGCCCCCTCTAAGTATAGTAGCACCCGCCTCTTTAACTTTTTTTGCCACATCAAGCAAAGCTTCGCGGCTTTCTACAGAGCAAGGTCCCGCCATAACCACAAGTTTTTTCCCGCCAATTTCAATATCCCTCACCTTAATTACCGTCGGTTCTTTCTGGAACTCCTTACTGACAAGTTTAAAAGGTTGAAGGACGGACATAACTTTTTCAACACCGGGCATTGTTTCAAGAGGCAGCTCTGCAAGGACACGGTCATCCCCTATAACCATGATCAAAGTTCTTTCAATCCCTTTTGAAACATGAGGCGTAAGCCCCGCCTTCTCCACCTTTTCTATTACGTGATTCAGCTCGTTATCAGGTGTTCCCGGCTTTAATACTATGATCATATGACCCCCAAAAACATTTACTAGTGACTAATGACTACTGACTATTTATTGAGGTTTATTAAATATTTGGCGGGATTTCCCGCCTTCCTAAAATAGTCATTAGTCACTAGTACTTAGTCAATTATTTTTTAACACTTTCTTCAATGCACCGATAAACCGACGATTCTGTTCCATCGTTCCGATCGTCACGCGTATAGTTGTTCCGGTACCAATACATCTAACAATTATTCCCTCTTTCATAAGAGCCTCTGTCACCGGTTTGGCGTCAACCTTAACATCAAAAAGAATAAAATTTGCTTCTGACCTGACAAAAGTAATACCCATAGCTTCAAGCGCATCTCCGATCCATATCTTACCTTCATTATTCACATGTTTGCTCTCTTCGACAAACTTAATATCTTTGAGAGCTGCTATTCCCGCGCTTTGCGCAAGCAAGTTAACATTAAAAGGCTGTCTGGCTTTTCCAAGCAGTTCAATAAGTTCTTTCCTGGCAATGCCGTAACCCAGTCGCAGCCCGGCCAACCCGTAGATCTTGGAGAAAGTACGGAGAATAATTACATTTTTTCCCTCTTTGACATATTCAACGGATTCCGGATAGTCGGCCCGGCCCACATATTCGTAGTAAGCTTCATCCAGCACTACTATTACATCCTCAGGAACTTTTTTGAAAAACTCATCAAGCTCATCTTTGGTGATCATAGTTCCGGTCGGATTATTAGGATTGGTTATAAATACTATTTTTGTCTTATTGGTAAATTTTTCCGCCATGGTTTTCAGGTCATACCCGAAATCCTTCATTTCAACAATTACTGGTTTAGCATCCGCAATCGTAGTAACCGCCTTGTACTCCACGAAGGTCAGTTTGGGATCCCCCTGCAATACTTCATCTCCGGGATTTAAAAAGACCTGGGAAATTAACAATAATAATTCATCCGAACCATTACCGAAAATAAGATTATCGGCCGGTATTTGTAAATGCTCAGCCACCGCTTTTCTAAGTTCAAAACAACTCCCCTCCGGATAAAAATACACCTGCTCAGCGGCCTTTTTAACCGCAGCAACCGCTTTTGGCGATGCCCCGAGAGGATTTTCATTCGAAGCCATTTTTATAACATCAGAGATCCCCAGCTCCCGCTGTACTTCCGCTACCGGTTTCCCCGGTATATATGGAGATAATTTATCTATAGCATCCCGCTGAAGCTTTTTCATACAATTTCCTCCGATAAAAGTAATCCGTTAAATCGTCTGATTTTAGCACAAAAAAGAAGGAAAGTCAAACAACCGAGTTTTGCTGCAATCCTTGACTTTTCTTGATATCTTCTGATAAAATGATTTTTATGAAAACTATCAATGTACTTATAACCGGTGTCGGCGGGCAGGGAACCATACTTGCGGGAAAGATACTGGCAAAATGCGCTCTCGATTCCGGTTTTGACGTAAAATCAAACGAACTCCATGGGATGGCTCAAAGGGGCGGTTCTGTAACATGTCATGTACGTTTCGGAGATAAAGTATTCTCCCCGATGATACCGACAGGAGAGGCTGACTTTATGCTGGCAATGGAAGAGCTTGAAGCTCTGCGTTACCTCTCTCATATGAAAAAAACAGGTTATATAGTAATGAACAAACGGAATATAATGCCGTCCAGTCTTGAGAAGAAGACTGATGCTTACCCCAAAGATATTCAAAAGAAGATAGAAAATCTGGATTTTAAGATCAAAGCTCTTGTCGCTCATAAAATAGCCCTGGAATGCGGCTCTATTAAAATAGAGAACATTGTCCTTTTAGGTGTTCTCTCAAAACAACTGCCTATTAAAGAAAATATATGGCATGCAGTCATCACGACTGCTGTTCCCCCAAAAACAATAGATATGAACTTGGCGGCATTCAAATGCGGACAGGCAATCTAATCACTAAGACTTAAATTCTAAGCACTAAACAAACTTAAAACCAAGCACTAAGAATAAAATTATAAATTCTAAATAAAATCATTGTACCTATATAAATAAACTTCCTTAAGTTTAGTGCTTAATGCTTTAATCTTAGTGATTGTTTAGTTATTAGTGCTTTAGTCTCAGTGATTTTTTTAACCTTCATTTCGGATTGACTTATTTCCTCTGTTTTGATAGAATTTATATCAATTCTGTGAAGAGCTCCTGAAAAACGCCCGGGCATGGGGTTTAACGACTCTTCCTGATGGAGGTGACCTCCTCATATGCTAGGACTCGAAGGAACAGGTGTTGCACTGGCGTATATCTTTACCATTTTGGCGACTCTTCTTTGCATCGTCTACGGCTGGGTTAATTGGAACAAAGGCGATGAGCACGAAAAAAAAGAGGTAAAGGAAGAGATAAAATGGGAAAAGAAAGATTCTAAATTAACCAAGTAAAAATCCAATACAATATTTTCCAGGGGGACAAATATGGAAATCAGTTTATTAATGATCATTACTGTTGTTATATATCTTTTAGCAACAGCAATATTCGGATATATCGGATACAAACAAACGGCAAACTCCTCCGATTTCCTGGTCGCAGGGAGAAAGCAGCACCCTATGATAATGGCCCTTTCTTACGGTGCCACTTTCATCTCCACCTCAGCCATAGTCGGCTTTGGCGGAGCTGCAGCTTCAATGGGTATGGGTATGCTCTGGCTTACCTTCCTTAATATTTTCGTCGGAATCTTCATTGCCTTCGTTTATTTCGGAAAACGTACCAGAAAAATGGGGCACAGTCTGGATGCGCATACTTTTCCGGAGCTTATGGGCAGGCGATATGAATCACGCTTTATACAGGGCGCTTCCGGGCTTCTCATTTTCATTTTCATGCCTCTTTATGCAGGTGCAGTCATGATAGGAGGCGCAGTTTTTTTACAGCAAGTATTTGGCATCAATTATGAAGTTGCTCTTTTATTCTTCGCGGCGATAACTGCGGTTTATGTTGTCTTCGGCGGAATGAAAGGTGTAATGTACACCGACGCTTTCCAGGGCGCAATAATGTTCATAGGTATGGCGATTCTTCTGGTATTTACTTATGTAAAACTCGGAGGGGTCATAACAGCGCATGAAAAACTAACAGCGCTTGCACCAATGGTTCCGGCAGGTATGGCAAAAGCCGGACATCAAGGTTGGACGTCAATGCCTAAATTTGCTTCCCCGATGTGGATGTCCCTTGTTACCACACTTGTAATGGGTGTCGGTCTCGGAGTGCTCGCACAACCGCAGCTTTCGGTAAGATTTATGACGGTAAAATCCAATAAAGAACTCAACCGTGCGGTGATCATCGGCGGTATTTTTATTTTGATGATGACCGGAGTCGCTTTTACGGTTGGGGCGCTTTCAAACGTCTATTTTGTTGAAAAATACAAGATGATCTCTTTAGATGTGACCAAAACTGATCCTGCAGTACTTAAAGCAATGGACGAGGGCACTTATATTCCTCCAAAAGAGGAACAGACCGCTCCCGCAAAAACAGTTCCGGTAACGGCAGTAAAGGCAGCGGAAGCAACTGCACCTGCGGCGGCAAAACCTCCGGAGCGTAAAGCAGTGCCTGATAATATTATCCCGATCTATATCGCGAAAGCGATGCCTGAATGGTTCACCGCGCTTTTCATGGTAACCCTTCTAGCGGCGGCAATGTCCACACTTTCTTCCCAATTTCATACCATGGGAACAGCGCTTAGCCGCGACTTTTACGAGAAAGGTTTGGAGATAAAATCAAAGAACACCCTTCTTCTTAATAAATTAGGGACCAGCATCGGCATTATTTTTGCAGTCGTTGTTGCCTGGCTGCTTCCAAAAGCGCTTGAGGGCGGTTCAAACATAATAGCAATAGGAACATCCCTTTTCTTCGGGCTTTGTGCCACAGCATTCATCCCGATGTATATCGGTGCACTTTACTCAAAAACGGTAACGAAGACAGCAGCTATAGCCAGCTTCCTTATAGGCTCCTTAACAAGCTTGTTCTGGATGACCTTCTTTCATACCAAGGAATCAGCTGCGCTGAAAATCTGCAAATTTATATTCAATAAAGACACTCTTGCTGCAAACCCGGTTATAGCGACACTTGATCCCATAGTAGTGGCACTTCCGGTCTCCTTCATCGTGATAGTGGTTGTAAGTTTAATGACAAAGAAAACCGAAGAAAAGCACTTAAAAAAGTGCTTTGAAGGAATTGAGAAATTAGCGGCAAAGACCGCAAAAGGAGGCAAATAATATGAAGAAGCTGGCAATAGGAATACTGGCAGTAATTGTACTTTTCACAGGAACAATGGCAGCGGAAACAAGAACTAAAAGAATGTGGGAAAACCTGAACATCACCACTCTTCTTTCTCCCGATCTCTCTTTCACGGTAATGCCCGGACATAGATGGGAATTTGGAAGGAACTCGGGCAGCACAGTTGACACGTACTTTATGGAACTGTTTGTAGGACCTAACTACGCATTAAAGATTAATGATTCATTTAAGCTCAAGCTGTCTTTATGGTACTACTATATGTATTTTCCGAACAGATTCACGGAAACTGCTCCTTTTTCCCACAACATAGAAGTAATACCGACAATAGAATGGAAGACTAGCGACAGACTTACTATCGCAAACAGAATAATCTCCCATAATACAATTTATTCCTCCTGCTATACGACTGATGATTTAAGAAGCGGATTCTCTTCAATGATAAGGGAAATGCTAAGTATCACCTATAAACTTCCTGAAATAGATCAAAACCTGAGCCTCATCCTGTCTGATGAATTATTCATCGGTATTCTTGAGGACGCCGAAGCAGCCCCATCAGCACTTGGCTTCTACAGAAACGGCATCAACTCAAACCGTCTTTATGCCGGCTTCTCTTATGCTTTCAGCCCGACGTTTATCGTTGTCCCTCAGGTTATCTACGAGACCAACTATGACGCAGCCGGAACACTTACAGGCACTAACTTTAATTTCTACCTGACTGTGACGTATCTTTTCAAAGCTTTTTAAGAAAGCACTACTATCAGAAAGGGCAGCTAATGCTGCCCTTTCTTTTTTTCCATAACCCGCAACTCGTAACCCGTTACCGTTTTTATTTAATTTACATCATCTATCCTATATTATATAATATGAAAACATCTTAAATTTCATGGAGGCATAAAATGTTTGGTCTTCCGCTTAACACGTTTCTCGGAGTAACATTGATTCCAATTACAATAATGCTTGCGTTAACTATCTGGGCTTTGAGATTTAAGGAGTAGCCATGGGCAATTCAATTATTAACATAGCCGTCATAATTGCGTATTTCCTCGCTCTCTTACTTATAGGATATGCTGCCTCAAGAAAAATAAAATCCACCTCCGATTTTATAGTCGGCGGACGAGAACTCAATTTCTGGGTTTTCGTGCTTCTCATCATCTCCTCCTGCGCCTCCGGTATGTCGCTACTTGGTTCAGCTGGTCTTGGATATAAAACCGGCTGGCCAACCATCTGGGAACAGATGCTGGTACCGCTGGCTTGCGCACTCTCAATTTTCCTTTTCGGCACAAAGATTTACCGTGTAAGCCAGAAGAAGAATTTTGTTACAATCCAGGATTATCTCTCTTTAAGATACAACAGCACGAAGTCAATAAGAACTCTTTCTTCCATAATCGTCATAATAGTCTCAACAATATACCTTTCAGGTCAATACACGGCTATAAGTATAACTATGGGTTGGCTTTTTAAAATGCCCCACGAATACGCACTTCTTCTTGGCGCTGTTATTGTCATGCTTTACGTTATCCTGGGCGGCCTTTACGCCGTGGCCTGGACCGCTCTTTTTCAGGGAATTATAATAATCGTCGGAGTTTTAGTAGTAGCCCCGTTTATTATCGGAAATGCCGGCGGACTTACGCACATAAACGAAAATCTTGCAAAGATAGATCCAAATATGCTTGCGCTGGCTTTCCCGCAGGCTCACCCGCCTGTAGCGCCTTACGCTTTTGCCACTCCTTTATACCTGGTCTCTTTTGCAATCCTGCTCGGGCTTGGACTGGCTTCCGCGCCTCATGTCGTCAGCAACTCTCTTTCTGCAAAGAAATACAAATATTTTAAGTGGGCTCCTCTTGCCGCCTTTGGTATATATCTAGTTGTTTTTTATCTCATAAAGATCTCAGGCTATGCTGCCAGATCAATGGTTTATGATAAAACTTTGACCCTGCCGAATGTTGCCAATGCCGCTGACTACTCTTTTATAGCCGCAATCCAGATGGCAATGCCGGAATTTATCTGGCCCGTCTTCGCCATCATTGTTCTTTCAGCCGTGCTTACCACTACCGACAGTCTGATGCTCAGGATCGGGTCTTCTTTCAGCTGGGATATTTATAAGAATTTCTTAAAACCTGACGCAACAGACAAGCAGATAAACAATGTTAACAGGATAGTTATTGTAGTAGCGGCCCTCGGAACTATGATAGCGGCTATAAAGCCGCCGGAGCTTCTAGCCTGGCTGATTTGGACAGGTATAGGAATAATGCTCTCCACATTTGTTGCTCCCATTCTTTTCGGTCTTTACTGGAGACGCACGACTAAAGAAGGCGCTTTCTGGGGCATGCTCTCCGGCCTCATATCCGCTCTCGGATTCGGTTACATTGCTAAATTTGTAACTAAATTCCCGGTGGATTTTTCAATACTAAGTTTTACCGTCTCCGTGGTAGTTCTGATTGTTGTCAGTCTATGTACAAAACCGGTACCGGACAGCATACTTGATGAGACAGAAACAGGTTTTTATATTAATAAGAGATCCTGAAAAGGAGAAGTAATATGTTTTGGGAAAAAGAACTTGAAACTATTAAACGCGGCAAGCTGGAAGCGCTTCAGTTAAAACGTCTGAAAGAGACGGCAACACGAGTTTATAACAAGGTTCCTTACTACAAAAAGCTCTTTAAATCCAAAGGTGTAACGCCCGGGGATATAAGGACCATTAATGATATTTCAAAACTTCCATTTACAACCAGGGACGACCTTCAGAAAAATTATCCGGATAAACTTTTAACCATCAAACATCATGATACCATGCGGCTTCACACCTCCTCGGGAACTACCGGAAAGCCCAAAGCTGTTTTCTTTACGAAGAAAGATATCGATGTAGCTGCGAATAATATTGCCCGGTGCCTTACCATGA
This window contains:
- a CDS encoding sodium:solute symporter — its product is MEISLLMIITVVIYLLATAIFGYIGYKQTANSSDFLVAGRKQHPMIMALSYGATFISTSAIVGFGGAAASMGMGMLWLTFLNIFVGIFIAFVYFGKRTRKMGHSLDAHTFPELMGRRYESRFIQGASGLLIFIFMPLYAGAVMIGGAVFLQQVFGINYEVALLFFAAITAVYVVFGGMKGVMYTDAFQGAIMFIGMAILLVFTYVKLGGVITAHEKLTALAPMVPAGMAKAGHQGWTSMPKFASPMWMSLVTTLVMGVGLGVLAQPQLSVRFMTVKSNKELNRAVIIGGIFILMMTGVAFTVGALSNVYFVEKYKMISLDVTKTDPAVLKAMDEGTYIPPKEEQTAPAKTVPVTAVKAAEATAPAAAKPPERKAVPDNIIPIYIAKAMPEWFTALFMVTLLAAAMSTLSSQFHTMGTALSRDFYEKGLEIKSKNTLLLNKLGTSIGIIFAVVVAWLLPKALEGGSNIIAIGTSLFFGLCATAFIPMYIGALYSKTVTKTAAIASFLIGSLTSLFWMTFFHTKESAALKICKFIFNKDTLAANPVIATLDPIVVALPVSFIVIVVVSLMTKKTEEKHLKKCFEGIEKLAAKTAKGGK
- a CDS encoding sodium:solute symporter, which codes for MGNSIINIAVIIAYFLALLLIGYAASRKIKSTSDFIVGGRELNFWVFVLLIISSCASGMSLLGSAGLGYKTGWPTIWEQMLVPLACALSIFLFGTKIYRVSQKKNFVTIQDYLSLRYNSTKSIRTLSSIIVIIVSTIYLSGQYTAISITMGWLFKMPHEYALLLGAVIVMLYVILGGLYAVAWTALFQGIIIIVGVLVVAPFIIGNAGGLTHINENLAKIDPNMLALAFPQAHPPVAPYAFATPLYLVSFAILLGLGLASAPHVVSNSLSAKKYKYFKWAPLAAFGIYLVVFYLIKISGYAARSMVYDKTLTLPNVANAADYSFIAAIQMAMPEFIWPVFAIIVLSAVLTTTDSLMLRIGSSFSWDIYKNFLKPDATDKQINNVNRIVIVVAALGTMIAAIKPPELLAWLIWTGIGIMLSTFVAPILFGLYWRRTTKEGAFWGMLSGLISALGFGYIAKFVTKFPVDFSILSFTVSVVVLIVVSLCTKPVPDSILDETETGFYINKRS
- a CDS encoding 3-deoxy-7-phosphoheptulonate synthase translates to MIIVLKPGTPDNELNHVIEKVEKAGLTPHVSKGIERTLIMVIGDDRVLAELPLETMPGVEKVMSVLQPFKLVSKEFQKEPTVIKVRDIEIGGKKLVVMAGPCSVESREALLDVAKKVKEAGATILRGGAFKPRTSPYAFQGMGEEGLKLLSEARDLTGLPIVTEVMDTRTVDLVSRYTDIIQIGARNMQNFELLKEVGECKVPVLLKRGLSSTIKEWLMSAEYIMSRGNYKVMLCERGIRTFEDATRNTLDLSAVAVCKHLSHLPVIVDPSHGTGKWRWAVPMSKAAIAAGCDGLMLEVHPNPEDAMSDGDQSLLPDKFKKLMAELKPIAKVIGREL
- a CDS encoding histidinol-phosphate transaminase; its protein translation is MKKLQRDAIDKLSPYIPGKPVAEVQRELGISDVIKMASNENPLGASPKAVAAVKKAAEQVYFYPEGSCFELRKAVAEHLQIPADNLIFGNGSDELLLLISQVFLNPGDEVLQGDPKLTFVEYKAVTTIADAKPVIVEMKDFGYDLKTMAEKFTNKTKIVFITNPNNPTGTMITKDELDEFFKKVPEDVIVVLDEAYYEYVGRADYPESVEYVKEGKNVIILRTFSKIYGLAGLRLGYGIARKELIELLGKARQPFNVNLLAQSAGIAALKDIKFVEESKHVNNEGKIWIGDALEAMGITFVRSEANFILFDVKVDAKPVTEALMKEGIIVRCIGTGTTIRVTIGTMEQNRRFIGALKKVLKNN